In Acidicapsa acidisoli, the genomic window ACTGCTCCTCATAATGGCGAATGAGAACTCCCCCCGCCGAGGCCCCAACAAGAAGGTAGGGACCTGGCAGTTGCGCGGATTGGAAGAGATCGTGCATGTTCTCGACGACCTCGCTTATCGAATGATCGCCCTGAATATGATCGCTCTCACCAAAGCCAAGCGGATCGTAGCTGCACACGCGTGCAAACTCCGAGACACGCGACTGGACTAGGGACCAATCCTGATAACTACCGAGCCCTCGGCCCGTCGCCAGAATTACGGTTGGCCTTCCGTGCGATTCTCCTGTGCACTCGATGAACATCTTGTGACCTTGAGAGATCGAAACTAAATGGCCTCCCGGCACGGAACTGCTCTGCTGCGTGGTCTGCGGCCCCGGTTCTTTTGTGCAGCCATAGACAACACCAGCGTTTCCGAAGGTACAGAAGCCAAATGAGGTTAAGAGGATGAGCGAACAGGACAATACAGTCGCGGCACTCCATAGAGAAAAGGCTGCAACGCAGCTCGGGGCTACCAAAGAGATCGTTTCACCGATGGCAGATTGCCAGACCCTTCCAATTCCCGAGACCCCTTCCTTACCGGCATCCAAAAGCTGCTCCCTGAAGAGCTGTTCCATCTCATCGCCGTACCGGTAGCGAAGATTATCTGTATACAGCGGGAGCATCCGTTTATAGACCCAGCAACTTAGTTCGAGGACAAAGCTCATGCTTTACCTCCCAGTGGAAACACCTTCTTGGCCTTCGCTAAAAGAAGAACCTCGTTTTGCCTCGAAAACTCCGCGTTGAGCAGTTGCTTGCCCGCCTGCGTGAGGCGATAGTTTCGACGACGGTCTTGGCTGTCGTTCTCTACCTCTTCAATGAACGACTGGTCCGCAAGTTTTTGGATTGTGGTATAGAGGGTCGCGGGACCCATTGAGAGTTTGCCATCCGACAAGACTTTTACCTGCTGCATGATCAGGTATCCATGCTTCTCGCCGTCCGCGAGAGCAAAAAGTACGAAGAAGACCGCTGGCGAAAGCGGCAGCATCTCCTGCAAATCCTTCTTGACTGAAATTGATGGATTCATCCGTGGAACCTCTATATCGCATATAGATATATCCATTTATGATATATGTCAACTTGTTTTTGTGGAAATGGCAACCCATCCAATGCCCTGTCGAAATCTCAGGTTGCGGATAATTACCCTCCATTGGCGCATAATCAGGATGAGCGGCGTTCCGAGTCGGCCTACGCCGCCAGGGGACAAAACAAACAGAAAAAAGTGCCAAAAAACACGCAAATAATGCACTTTTGGCACCCAAATTATCCCGCAACCGAATGAAACGAATGGAGATACACGTAAAACAAGGGTACCCCCTACCCCCTCTCAATTTATTTCCTTTTTTCTTCGCCTCGAAAACTATCGCAAACGGATCTCATCGAAACCTCAACCAAACAAGTCAGCGCACAGCCTCATCCACGATCACGCGAATACCGGCAATATTCGGCATCAGCTCCTCCGGAAATCCATGCCGCTCCAGCAAATACTGCGGAGTGTTGTAAGAAACCCAAATCTTCCCTTCCGAGTCCTCCCAGACCAGAGCCTTCAGGGGCAAATCAAGCGCTAGCGTGGGCGCAGCCACCATCAGTGGCGTCCCGGCCTTGGCATTCCCAAAGATCAGCAGCTTGGTCGGCCTCATCGCTAGACCCATCGCCGCCGCTCCGCCGCTATGATCGATCCGCGCCAGCACCGGAATCCCCAGCGACTGCAATACTGTCCCCAGCCGCTCCACCGTCTCATCCACGCAGTACGGACTGCTCCGATGCACCATTCCCTTATCGGGCAACTCCACCATGACCCCTCCTTGGCAAGACACCTGTAATTTGATTCGCTTCCAATTATGATTCTGGATTATCGCGGCTGCTCCTGATATATTCGCGGAATTAATCTTCCGGCGCTTCTCCAGCAACAAGAAAGCAAGGTGCTGCCTTGAGAAATTGGCGATGGAATCTGGGTTTCTTAGCTGTTTCGGTGCTGGCAATCGTCTGCATCTCGCAAGCGCAGAACGCAGGCACTACCAAAACCATCGAAAAGCCGGCAAAGCCGCTTGACGCCTTTGCATGGCTGGTCGGCGGCGTCTGGACGGCGGACGCAACAGCGTTCGGTCCAGAAATGCTCCGCATCGAGACCAGCTATTCTCCTTCCGACAATGGCAGCTACCTCCGCTTCACCACGCACTTCGTAAGCACGCACGGAATCCTCAAGAACTATGACGGAAATATGTACTGGGACGCGGCGCGACACCAATTGCGCATGTGGTACATGAGCGCATCCGGTCAAATCACCGAATGCCCTATGACCATTGAGGGCAACCTCTGGAGGATGGAATTCGAAGGCACCAACTTCGATGACAAACCAGCCGTCCTGCAGGTTCTTGTGGAGCGGAAAACGAACGATCTGTATCACTGGTCACTCGCAGAAAAGGCCGGCGAGAGCTGGAAACCTCTCGCCGGCCTTGACTACGCCCGCAAATGATCGGCGGATTTACCCCTTCGGAGTGAGCCGAATCAGGTTCTTCGCCAGCTTCTCCCATTGCGTCAGCAAAACAACGCCGCAAGAGCTGGAGGTTTTAGCCACATGCAACTCGACCAACTCGTAGATCGACTTCTGCGCCGTGTGGTCTAGATCGTCAAACCGCTCCGCAACGAGAAATTCCTTGTGATACAGGCCCTTCTCGATGAATGCAGCCTTGTCGTCGTAAACCCACGCCAAACCGCCCGTCATGCCAGCGCCAAAGTTGATGCCCGCATCTCCAAGTACAACAACCAGGCCACCTGTCATGTATTCGCAACCGTGATCCCCAACGCCCTCAACAATCGCCAGCGCGCCCGAGTTACGAACCGCAAATCGCTCGCCAGCGCGCCCAGCGGCATACAAGGAACCAGAAGTAGCACCGTAGAGCGCCACGTTGCCGAGAATGACGTGCTTTGTGCTCTCCCGCGCCGCACGGCCTTCGCCGCGCAGAATCAACTCGCCGCCGCAGAGACCCTTGCCGACAAAGTCGTTGGCCAGTCCCTCCAGCTTGAGCGTCATTCCCGAAACCGCGAAGGCTCCGAAAGACTGCCCGGCAACACCTTTCATCTCGAACTGCAGCGAAGACCCCGACGCGGTCGGATTGTTGGTGTGGAATTGAGCAATCTGACCTGCCAGCCGCGCTCCAACGGTCCGATTTTCGTTGGTGATCGTGGTAGTCACCGAAAAAGGCTGGTTGGATTTGTAGGCCGCGAAAGCCGGTTCTACCCAGGCGTCGTCAAGCGCCGGATGTTCCTCGGGGCGGTCGTTGCGCTTGCCCTCCCAGCGAGTCGCTCCGTCCGTCATCTTTGCGACCTCGGAGGCAGCGAGAACAGGCGCGAGGTTCAGATTGCCGTCGTAACGCACCTGTTCGAGCAGATCGGTGCGTCCAGTGGCAGCAGCAAGAGAAGGCAGGCCGAGCGAGGCCAACAACTGTTGCAGTTCCCGAGCGAGTTCCTCGAAGAAGCGTACAACATGCTCCGGCTTCCCGCGGAATTTGGCGCGCAACTCAGGCTTTTGCGTCGCGATGCCGGTAG contains:
- a CDS encoding DUF302 domain-containing protein, producing the protein MVELPDKGMVHRSSPYCVDETVERLGTVLQSLGIPVLARIDHSGGAAAMGLAMRPTKLLIFGNAKAGTPLMVAAPTLALDLPLKALVWEDSEGKIWVSYNTPQYLLERHGFPEELMPNIAGIRVIVDEAVR
- a CDS encoding alpha/beta fold hydrolase, whose protein sequence is MSFVLELSCWVYKRMLPLYTDNLRYRYGDEMEQLFREQLLDAGKEGVSGIGRVWQSAIGETISLVAPSCVAAFSLWSAATVLSCSLILLTSFGFCTFGNAGVVYGCTKEPGPQTTQQSSSVPGGHLVSISQGHKMFIECTGESHGRPTVILATGRGLGSYQDWSLVQSRVSEFARVCSYDPLGFGESDHIQGDHSISEVVENMHDLFQSAQLPGPYLLVGASAGGVLIRHYEEQYPADVTGFVFVDSSHEEAVWRDAAISPAFPGSDMDMESLQREGLLPPQQHLTWHDDVPMIVLERGERAPCSAFPGLTQTQCDQINEAWHSFQVDLSHRSKYAQLRIIAGAGHRMHQEKPEAISQAIHDVLEEVKKQKP
- a CDS encoding PadR family transcriptional regulator — translated: MNPSISVKKDLQEMLPLSPAVFFVLFALADGEKHGYLIMQQVKVLSDGKLSMGPATLYTTIQKLADQSFIEEVENDSQDRRRNYRLTQAGKQLLNAEFSRQNEVLLLAKAKKVFPLGGKA